From a single Cygnus atratus isolate AKBS03 ecotype Queensland, Australia chromosome 10, CAtr_DNAZoo_HiC_assembly, whole genome shotgun sequence genomic region:
- the TXNRD3 gene encoding thioredoxin reductase 3 yields the protein MPPPPGQTQLPDWDGLKLRVRTLIASHRVMIFSKSYCPYCNQVKELFSTIGVEYYALELDVTADGPSIQQVLAELTNQRTVPNVFVNGKHVGGCDATYKAYQNGTLQKLLGDVKDAETYDYDLIIVGGGSGGLACSKEAATLGKKVMVLDYVVPTPLGTSWGLGGTCVNVGCIPKKLMHQAALLGQALQDSRKYGWQYEEQVKHNWEIMVEAIQNYIGSLNWGYRLSLREKSVTYLNSYGEFVEPHKIKATNRKGQVTYHTAETFVLATGERPRYLGIPGDKEYCITSDDLFSLPYCPGKTLIVGASYVALECAGFLAGLGLDVTVMVRSILLRGFDQEMAEKIGAHMETHGVTFIRKCIPTQVEKLEDGMPGRLKVTAQFTEGPETFVGEYNTVLIAIGRDACTRNIGLETIGVKINEKNGKIPVNDEEQTNVPYVYAIGDILEGKLELTPVAIQAGKLLARRLYGGSSTKCDYINVPTTVFTPLEYGSCGLAEEKAIEEYGKQNLEVYHSLFWPLEWTVPGRDNNTCYAKIICAKDNNNRVIGFHVLGPNAGEVTQGFAAAIKCGLTKELLDETIGIHPTCAEVFTTMDITKSSGQDITQRGC from the exons ATGCCGCCACCGCCGGGCCAGACCCAGCTCCCGGACTGGGACGGCTTAAAGCTGCGCGTGCGGACCCTCATCGCCTCCCACCGCGTGATGATATTCAGCAAGAGCTACTGCCCCTACTGCAACCAG GTGAAAGAACTCTTCAGCACCATAGGTGTAGAGTACTATGCTTTAGAACTGGATGTGACTG ctgatgGACCCAGTATTCAGCAAGTATTAGCAGAGCTAACTAATCAGAGGACAGTGCCTAACGTATTTGTGAATGGAAAGCATGTAGGTGGCTGTGACGCAACTTACAAg GCTTATCAGAATGGAACACTGCAGAAACTTCTTGGGGATGTCAAAGATGCAGAAACCTATGATTATGACCTCATTATTGTTGGTGGTGGCTCAGGTGGACTTGCTTGTTCCAAG GAAGCTGCTACCTTGGGAAAGAAAGTAATGGTATTGGATTATGTTGTTCCAACACCTCTTGGAACCTCCTGGG GTCTTGGTGGCACCTGTGTAAATGTAGGTTGTATTCCAAAGAAGCTAATGCATCAAGCAGCACTTCTGGGGCAGGCACTCCAAGATTCAAGGAAATATGGCTGGCAATATGAAGAACAAG TTAAACACAACTGGGAGATCATGGTAGAAGCAATTCAAAACTACATTGGTTCTTTAAACTGGGGTTATCGATTGTCCTTAAGGGAGAAATCTGTGACATACCTAAATTCTTACGGAGAATTCGTTGAACCACACAAAATTAAG GCAACTAATAGAAAAGGACAAGTAACCTATCACACAGCAGAGACTTTTGTCCTGGCAACAGGAGAAAGGCCTAGATACCTGGGTATCCCTGGAGATAAAGAATACTGTATTACAAG cGATGACCTCTTCTCCCTGCCTTATTGCCCTGGCAAAACGCTAATTGTGGGTGCTTCCTATGTGGCACTGGAGTGTGCAGGATTTCTTGCTGGTCTAGGTCTAGATGTCACAGTAATGGTGCGTTCCATACTTCTTCGGGGCTTTGACcaagaaatggcagaaaaaatagGTGCCCACATGGAAACGCATGGCGTAACGTTTATCAGAAAGTGTATACCTACTCAG GTCGAAAAGTTGGAGGATGGCATGCCTGGAAGACTAAAAGTGACAGCACAGTTTACTGAGGGACCAGAAACTTTTGTGGGAGAATATAACACT gttttGATAGCTATCGGTCGTGATGCGTGTACCAGAAATATTGGTTTAGAGACGATTGGTGTCAAAATCAATGAGAA GAATGGGAAAATACCTGTCAATGATGAAGAACAAACCAATGTGCCTTATGTTTATGCTATTGGGGATATCTTGGAGGGAAAGCTTGAACTTACTCCAGTTGCAATTCAAGCAGGGAAACTCCTAGCCCGCAGGCTCTATGGTGGTAGTTCCACAAAG tgtgacTATATCAATGTACCAACAACAGTGTTTACTCCTTTAGAGTATGGCAGCTGTGGGCTAGCTGAAGAGAAAGCCATAGAAGAATATGGAAAGCAAAACTTGGAG GTTTATCACAGTTTATTCTGGCCACTTGAATGGACAGTACCAGGCCGAGATAACAATACTTGTTATGCAAAGATTATCTGTGCTAAAGACAACAAT AACCGTGTGATAGGATTTCATGTTCTTGGACCTAATGCTGGTGAAGTTACCCAGGGTTTTGCTGCTGCAATAAAATGTGGTCTCACCAAAGAATTACTAGATGAAACAATTGGTATTCATCCAACTTGTGCGGAG GTGTTCACTACGATGGATATTACAAAATCTTCAGGACAAGACATCACTCAACGGGGCTGCTGA